In the Plasmodium gaboni strain SY75 chromosome 13, whole genome shotgun sequence genome, aaagagagtaaaaatgataatacaaatatCAACAGAGAATGTAATGATAAgcatattaataatatgataaataGTAATGAAATTAATCAGGATATTACTTTAGAAACAATTAGCAATGAGAAAGGAAACAATAGTGCTAAgaaaaataagaaaaagaataaaaaaaaaaaaaatattaataaaaaagataacaatgataataatgataatgataataatattgataatattgatgataataataataagaataatattattaataataaatggAAGGAAAAGCAAAATAATATGACTAAGTATCCCAATTCTGTAAATAATGCATGCACAAAATTTTGTAGTAGTAATATATACGATGTTAATAATGTAGgacaaaataatttaataaatgaaaaatatgcTACAGATAACAAACTTTTTAATAGTACTCTTTTAAATCATGCTCACAGTAAAAAtagttataataataaggatacgtttaatatgaatgaaagaaataatgttttaaattctaagaaagaaaataatattggAAAGATAACTAACCgtaataatgaatatataaataaaaatccTAAGAATTGTTCgttatataaaaatcaggaaataaattataatgataataatataaaagattaTGTAAACACATTggattataaaaagaatgattttaatatatcatcatatatgaacaatattaatattagtaataatagtattaatgaaatgaaaaaagGTTGTTCAattattgataataataacataagtagaaataatattgtaagaaatgaaaacgaagataattataaaaattctaagaatataaatgtattaccaaataattttcatgatcataataaaattttaatgaaagacgaaaaaaatatatctgACAATGtaaatagaaataattGTGATTATGATATTCAATCCAACATTATAATGGATACAAATATGCttaatatacaaaaaacGTTAGATTTTACTATTCCAAAAAATTTGAGTGACAACATAAAACCATGCCCAAGTAATATTTCTAATATGAAGAATGATTGGtttaatagtaataataaatcccaagaaatgaatttaaatgattatacttttaataataattataagGGTAATTTGAATTTATCTCGTACTCACGAAAAAGGAAAGGCTCATGATATGAAGAATATTAATATACCattagaaatatataatatgaaaaataatattaatacgaaacaaaataatattgaaataactaatgattataattattatgtgAATGACAATATGAAGAGAAATGtaagtaataaaaatacacacataaaaaatagtggtttggaaaatattatgccacatgtatcatataaaaataatgataattattatcttcaaatgaataatcaaggaaataattttataacttctactaataataaatcatataacaattttgtttccaataataataattccGTGGTATATCATCCTGTTgatttaaattttttaaataatagtaatactttgaaaaataatttaagTCATTTTATTAACATGAATGCAACTCGTAATCAAACAcataagaataataatgagaaagaaaataattatttaatgaaaGATAGTTATAACCATTTTCAGGGTTCTAATGAAAATAACGATGAAGAACACATGaggaaaaataaatgtatggataaagaaattttatttgttgGTCAAAATATGagagaaaaaaatacaatGCTTGAAGAAAATAGTATGATTATAACTAACTCTGATAAAAGAGGattaaagaaatatatgaatCATGTGAATGATTTAActtgtaataatattatggataataattatattgCTGAAAATAATCATATGAATGATAAGGATAATTCCAATGCTTATGTTTCTTcaaataaagatatattatatgcaAAGGAGGTTGAAATGTCAAAAAATGTactttataaaaaagaaatatatgataCTATCCAAAAGGCtaattattttaatgataaaaCAAAGGAAACTGATCAGTTGTTAAATTAtggtaataatatatttacaaatgatgttaataataatgatggTGCAACAACGACTACTACAGATAATGATAGCGAAAAGAATGTTATAAATcatagtaatatatatgaatcTAATTTGAATATTGAAAATAGTGTTAACACAAAAGGTAATAGTAACACAAAGAGTAATAGTAACACAAAGAGTAGTAGCAACACAAAGAGTAATAGTAACACAAAGAGTAGTAGCAACACAAAAAGTAATAGTaacacaaaaaataataacaacaCAAAGTGTAGTAGCAACACAAAAAGTAATAGCAACACAAAAAATgctaataataatgatagtAATAGTAAGAATAAGAACAAACATAAGGATAAAcataacaaaaataataatgagGAAAATAAAGTGAATTCAAAACTTCCAAACAGTAATAATACATTCACTGAAAACACTGAAGGAAGTAAcattaatgataataataataatctaATAAACAAAAGCGAAAAAGGGCAAAACcaaaaaaaacaaaataagAATGAACACGCCAAATTgaacaacaataataataaaaagaatgtaaaagaagaagataAAATTACAAATAAGTCTAATAATGTAAGCCCTCTTAGTTGTGATATTAATTGTAGAAAGaatgatgaaaaatatgtaaatgGTTCAAATGGTCTTGAGAATTCAAATGTATTTGAAAATTTCAATGAATTTgattataatgaaaatcTAAACAAAATGGTTAATAATGTGGTTCATGAAGATTATAACGTTAATGATTTTAAAGATAATGCTGTTGAATTTAAAAGagatatatatacacaaaATTGTAATACAGAACCATTAAATTTGtatgatataaaatttggtaataataattatgaaaatgaaatattatctAATAAAGGAGcttcaaaaaataaaaaatttataaaatttcCATCGTGTAATTTGTTTAACAATAAATTGAatgattttataaataattcatttggtgataataataatatatttccaGTTAAGGAATATAACACCTTTGTTAATTATTCACAAGcttttaataataagaaaaatgaaaataaatattttggAAATTTTGATAATTCTAATGATTTCAATGTTTCTTGGAATGATGAATTAAGTAAAAATGTgaataagaatataaatacacTTAAGAATAAAACGTTTGATAACGAGCAAGTTTTCAAACCTACAAAGaataacataaataatattaatattaataataatattaataatataaataataacaatagtaataataatgatgaaagAAATACCACACATGATAGTATTAACATGAATCttaataagaatattaaaaaatcaCATAGTTTTAATAATGACAAAAGAGATGAGTTCTATTTGCAGatggaaaataatatgttagatgaaaatgaagaagattTAAATTTACTTAGTTCAGGAGAAAGAGAAAATAGAatgaataatttaattttaaattataatattaagaacaatttaaaaaatgattatattttaGGAAGTcaagaatatataaatgatttGAAAAATGAATTTCCTGCACATTCGAATAGTAGATTTAGAATTTTTAAGGCTAACAATGAAAGTGTTCAAAATGTACAAAATGTTCAAAATGTTCAAAATGTACAAAATGTACAAAATGTACAAAATGTACAAAATGTACAAAATGTACAAAATGTACAAAATGTTCAAAATGTACAAAATGTACATAATGTTCAAAATGTTCAAAATGTACAAAATGTACAAAATGTACAAAATGTTCAGTACCCATCTGGAAATACTGATACTATACATAGTATCATGTATAGTAATGAAAAAGGAGTATTTAATGCTGATGACGAATATAATGTTTATGAGAGCATGGAAAAGATTGAATCATAT is a window encoding:
- a CDS encoding hypothetical protein (conserved Plasmodium protein, unknown function), with the protein product MDGNYKDEDAKIGNLENYGGNNFLLNKMNNMDSKTRTVNNEMKNKDEEKLYYESCNFSNIMYNNYRNINNDLIKSSDKFNKFVDLNYNNIFHNRSADNHSINQNYQENINNININNNMNNIYNNEYIYNKKGAMKNDIIFNNNRVNNYYAGLYPFVNNYKEGERSVNYSNVQEYSEQYKVNNNFSIDSTLLCENNNSFKCSSNNKNKNSNKNFLNSQENKTNQNNNNNIMSNVFNVKQHGNLKDKVDIHNENYNNEENTSSNSTVPTSENSSNIFTTDHHVNNSEMNINDGDLLLRNVSNENTNDAVKKGKKKESKNDNTNINRECNDKHINNMINSNEINQDITLETISNEKGNNSAKKNKKKNKKKKNINKKDNNDNNDNDNNIDNIDDNNNKNNIINNKWKEKQNNMTKYPNSVNNACTKFCSSNIYDVNNVGQNNLINEKYATDNKLFNSTLLNHAHSKNSYNNKDTFNMNERNNVLNSKKENNIGKITNRNNEYINKNPKNCSLYKNQEINYNDNNIKDYVNTLDYKKNDFNISSYMNNINISNNSINEMKKGCSIIDNNNISRNNIVRNENEDNYKNSKNINVLPNNFHDHNKILMKDEKNISDNVNRNNCDYDIQSNIIMDTNMLNIQKTLDFTIPKNLSDNIKPCPSNISNMKNDWFNSNNKSQEMNLNDYTFNNNYKGNLNLSRTHEKGKAHDMKNINIPLEIYNMKNNINTKQNNIEITNDYNYYVNDNMKRNVSNKNTHIKNSGLENIMPHVSYKNNDNYYLQMNNQGNNFITSTNNKSYNNFVSNNNNSVVYHPVDLNFLNNSNTLKNNLSHFINMNATRNQTHKNNNEKENNYLMKDSYNHFQGSNENNDEEHMRKNKCMDKEILFVGQNMREKNTMLEENSMIITNSDKRGLKKYMNHVNDLTCNNIMDNNYIAENNHMNDKDNSNAYVSSNKDILYAKEVEMSKNVLYKKEIYDTIQKANYFNDKTKETDQLLNYGNNIFTNDVNNNDGATTTTTDNDSEKNVINHSNIYESNLNIENSVNTKGNSNTKSNSNTKSSSNTKSNSNTKSSSNTKSNSNTKNNNNTKCSSNTKSNSNTKNANNNDSNSKNKNKHKDKHNKNNNEENKVNSKLPNSNNTFTENTEGSNINDNNNNLINKSEKGQNQKKQNKNEHAKLNNNNNKKNVKEEDKITNKSNNVSPLSCDINCRKNDEKYVNGSNGLENSNVFENFNEFDYNENLNKMVNNVVHEDYNVNDFKDNAVEFKRDIYTQNCNTEPLNLYDIKFGNNNYENEILSNKGASKNKKFIKFPSCNLFNNKLNDFINNSFGDNNNIFPVKEYNTFVNYSQAFNNKKNENKYFGNFDNSNDFNVSWNDELSKNVNKNINTLKNKTFDNEQVFKPTKNNINNININNNINNINNNNSNNNDERNTTHDSINMNLNKNIKKSHSFNNDKRDEFYLQMENNMLDENEEDLNLLSSGERENRMNNLILNYNIKNNLKNDYILGSQEYINDLKNEFPAHSNSRFRIFKANNESVQNVQNVQNVQNVQNVQNVQNVQNVQNVQNVQNVQNVQNVHNVQNVQNVQNVQNVQNVQYPSGNTDTIHSIMYSNEKGVFNADDEYNVYESMEKIESYIGNLKRLENEKAIYGMNNTNMNTNDDFKAYSMDNRNFMDNNMNDLNNLMKNGLEHNRMTEQENIYNSNKINGTENNMDMMLNNDNEDLVGYSNRFSGENNTNEKITELQNIINSLKFKNKQLEKELNDVKNMHLKKKQSMILNSLGSKNEDINTYSSCKDDMNNSDGDEESVDNSNKYVQNILNDKEKYNYDTKISIQKFHLAYTNNSIGKLKIAAQRDISGSFMGPKGIHVKTIKSSLHISVYKSAKDVWFPGFADSHVFLLKGNIFGILRACQLLYHYVKSKMSSSKCCIYLVAPFECVQKLLADGCKRMAIIKEECGADVRLGNLYVQVHEGFTERLMEIRGNEVSVDCALEKLVIFMQSCFSVQSYDYEMLKYPCRSVLNLQS